Proteins encoded by one window of Microplitis demolitor isolate Queensland-Clemson2020A chromosome 6, iyMicDemo2.1a, whole genome shotgun sequence:
- the LOC103575788 gene encoding odorant receptor 85b-like, which yields MTRSLKLQDQETFDQVAKVLKWNRWLLSTLGLWPQSPNTFIFTINFSYFVYHMAMEYLDLFLFIDNLEHVIENLTENMAFTQILVRIAMLKKYNRQLGEVVNEAFKDYDARIYRTDEESQVFIEYMKKAKLFIKLLCAFVTMTATSYYAKPITSPPPPPEGELDVEMENATMPFILPYRFHLFYQVNDSRTWALTYLSHFPFVFVSGFGQTAADCLMVTLVFHVSGKLASLAIRISEINTEQGVCKQELRSIIIEHDRLLKMGQSIEEAFSETLLAHLLGATSLVCILGYQLLVNYARGQGADLVTFFVFIFLVFLVLYAHCVVGESLITESFKVCEAYYDCLWYKMPKESSKTIVLCMARSQKPLGLTAGKFGAFCLSTLTDVVKTAMAYLSVLRTFLVIE from the exons ATGACTCGTAGTCTGAAGCTCCAA gATCAAGAGACATTTGATCAAGTGGCTAAAGTGCTGAAGTGGAACAGGTGGTTGCTATCGACCCTCGGGCTATGGCCGCAGTCGccaaatacttttatatttactatcaaCTTCAGTTACTTTGTGTACCACATGGCCATGGAGTATCTTgatctttttttgtttatcgaCAATCTCGAGCacgttattgaaaatttaactgaaaataTGGCATTCACTCAAATATTAGTGCGCATCgcgatgttaaaaaaatacaaccgTCAACTTGGTGAGGTTGTTAATGAAGCATTCAAAGATTACGACGCACGAATTTATAGAACTGATGAAGAAAGTCAAGTGTTTATTGAATACATGAAGAaagctaaattatttataaaacttttgtgCGCATTTGTCACCATGACCGCGACTTCTTATTACGCTAAGCCGATAACAAGTCCGCCACCACCACCGGAGG gGGAGCTGGATGTTGAAATGGAAAATGCGACGATGCCATTTATATTGCCGTAccgttttcatttattttaccaaGTCAACGATTCAAGAACATGGGCACTGACATATTTATCCCACTTTCCTTTTGTATTTGTCAGTGGGTTCGGTCAAACGGCGGCCGACTGTTTGATGGTGACTCTAGTTTTTCATGTAAGCGGTAAATTAGCGTCACTTGCTATCAGAATTTCTGAAATAAATACCGAACAGGGAGTATGCAAGCAAGAATTACgaagtattattattgaacATGACAGATTGCTCAA aatggGCCAGAGTATTGAAGAAGCTTTCAGTGAAACTCTTTTGGCGCATCTATTAGGCGCAACTTCGCTTGTTTGTATTCTTGGGTATCAATTACTCGtt AATTACGCAAGAGGACAAGGCGCTGATCTTGTcacattttttgtatttatatttttggtatTTCTCGTACTCTATGCCCACTGCGTTGTGGGTGAAAGTCTAATTACTGag AGTTTTAAAGTTTGTGAAGCGTATTATGATTGTTTGTGGTACAAAATGCCCAAAGAGTCATCTAAAACAATCGTTCTTTGCATGGCACGGTCTCAGAAACCTTTGGGAC